From a region of the Sminthopsis crassicaudata isolate SCR6 chromosome 6, ASM4859323v1, whole genome shotgun sequence genome:
- the LOC141547577 gene encoding olfactory receptor 14I1-like: MSNCTIIMEFFLMEFSSIRELQVLHAILFLLIYIATMIGNLLTVTAIVTEPQLHSPMYFFLSNLSLLDLGCISVTLPKFIVSSLTGNQSISLLGCAAQVFFLIFFAATEIALLVVMSYDRFVAICHPLHYGVIMTPFRCLWAATGSWVTGFIYSAAHTGNMFRLPFSGSNVIHQFFCDIPHVLKVSSSEVRNTEYVLLASSCTLILFCFGFLLISYTYIFSTVFKMPSEEGRYKALSTCLPQLIIFLLFLLAGMVTVFSPLSDTSPVQNLLIAMTYTILPPFMNPIIYSLRNMKIKNALVRIIKMTFFPKNMPISKTIKK; this comes from the coding sequence ATGAGCAATTGTACCATCATCATGGAATTCTTCCTTATGGAGTTTTCCAGCATCCGAGAGCTGCAGGTGTTGCACGCCATTCTTTTCTTGTTGATATACATTGCAACCATGATAGGGAATCTCCTCACTGTCACTGCCATTGTCACTGAGCCACAACTTCACTCtccaatgtatttttttctgagcAATCTTTCCCTGTTGGATCTTGGCTGCATCTCAGTCACTCTTCCCAAATTCATTGTGAGTTCCCTGACAGGCAATCAATCCATTTCTCTCCTGGGCTGTGCTGCTCaggttttcttccttatcttctttgCTGCAACAGAAATTGCTTTGCTTGTGGTGATGTCCTATGACCGCTTTGTGGCCATTTGCCACCCCTTGCACTATGGGGTCATCATGACACCATTCCGTTGTCTTTGGGCAGCAACTGGTTCATGGGTCACTGGGTTCATCTATTCAGCTGCACACACAGGGAACATGTTCCGTCTGCCTTTCTCAGGATCCAATGTGATCCATCAGTTTTTTTGTGACATCCCTCATGTCttgaaggtctcatcttctgagGTTCGTAATACTGAGTATGTACTCCTTGCCTCCAGTTGCACTTTAATTTTATTCTGCTTTGGCTTTTTACTTATATCCTATACTTATATCTTCTCCACTGTATTTAAAATGCCCTCTGAGGAAGGGCGATACAAAGCTTTGTCTACCTGTTTACCTCAACTGATTATCTTCCTGTTATTCCTTCTTGCTGGTATGGTCACAGTCTTCAGTCCTTTGTCAGACACTTCCCCAGTCCAGAATCTTCTGATTGCAATGACTTACACAATATTGCCTCCATTTATGAATCCTATTATTTATAGTCTGAGGAACATGAAAATCAAGAATGCACTGGTCAGGATTATTAAAATGACCTTTTTCCCCAAGAATATGCCCATctctaaaacaattaaaaagtaa